A stretch of Desulfotalea psychrophila LSv54 DNA encodes these proteins:
- the dinB gene encoding DNA polymerase IV, with protein MRKIIHIDMDAFFASIEQRDRPELRKKPLIVGGLPRGRGVVATCCYEARRYGIHSAMSANRAYKLCPHAVFVKPRMVLYKEVSLQIMAIFREYTKKVEPLSLDEAFLDVTEYLQINGSATLLAREICALIKLRTDLSASAGVSYNKFLAKIASDLKKPGGISTVPPEEARQFIDRLSIGKFYGVGKITKSKMQSLGIQTGKDLRQYSKDFLMKRFGKAGSFFFYNARGLDERPVCPYQNRKSIGKETTLVQDTNRPEEIRDILINLSSLLGKALENNSQLAQTLTLKIRYSDFTTTTRSLSLQKPFSCPADIEECLPSLLTNCNLTHKPIRLLGISLSKLTYIGSAPRPIPLPFPKDRRSNCLNRFFAIKEESP; from the coding sequence ATGCGCAAAATAATCCATATTGATATGGACGCCTTTTTTGCCTCAATAGAACAACGAGACAGGCCAGAATTGCGTAAAAAGCCCCTTATCGTTGGTGGCCTTCCCCGCGGACGAGGGGTGGTTGCGACATGTTGTTATGAGGCACGACGTTACGGCATCCACTCGGCCATGTCAGCAAATAGGGCATACAAACTTTGCCCCCACGCCGTTTTTGTTAAACCACGAATGGTGCTTTACAAGGAGGTGTCCCTGCAAATAATGGCTATATTCAGGGAGTATACCAAGAAGGTAGAGCCCCTTTCCCTTGATGAGGCCTTTTTAGATGTGACCGAATATCTCCAGATAAATGGTTCTGCCACCCTGCTTGCCCGGGAGATATGTGCCCTCATTAAGCTACGCACTGACCTTAGCGCATCCGCTGGAGTTTCTTATAACAAGTTCCTGGCAAAAATTGCCTCTGATTTAAAAAAACCAGGGGGAATAAGCACAGTCCCCCCCGAAGAGGCCCGCCAATTTATAGACAGACTCTCCATTGGTAAGTTTTATGGGGTGGGTAAAATCACAAAAAGCAAAATGCAAAGCCTCGGCATCCAAACAGGAAAAGATCTCCGCCAGTACAGTAAAGATTTCCTGATGAAGCGCTTTGGCAAGGCCGGATCATTTTTCTTCTACAACGCCAGGGGTTTAGACGAGCGCCCCGTATGCCCTTATCAAAACAGAAAATCAATAGGTAAGGAGACAACCCTTGTTCAAGATACAAACAGACCGGAAGAGATAAGAGATATCCTCATTAATTTAAGTTCTCTTCTAGGCAAGGCATTAGAGAATAATAGTCAACTGGCCCAAACCCTCACCCTGAAAATACGCTATAGCGACTTTACAACAACGACAAGATCTCTGAGCCTGCAAAAGCCATTTTCCTGCCCGGCAGATATAGAAGAGTGTTTGCCATCTCTTCTTACGAATTGCAACCTCACCCATAAACCAATCCGTCTTCTCGGAATTAGCCTGAGTAAACTCACATATATTGGGTCTGCCCCACGGCCAATCCCCCTACCTTTCCCCAAAGACAGAAGATCTAACTGTCTCAATAGGTTCTTCGCTATAAAAGAAGAGAGCCCTTAA
- a CDS encoding Crp/Fnr family transcriptional regulator — MNIESILANCELFAGLPGEQLAQLATITKEISVKRGTSLFFEQDPGNGFYLIVSGRVKVYKISAGGKEQILHILKDLETFGEAAVFQGKPFPANGESLVDTELLYFPREKFVSLIERNSQLALNLLAIFATKLRKFTRQVEALSLQEVPHRLAKYLLLLTEEQDSLSLRLEISKGQLASLLGTAPETLSRIFGQFASEGIIVIHGRAIEVVDKGKLKEKVED, encoded by the coding sequence ATGAATATTGAAAGTATACTTGCCAACTGTGAACTTTTTGCCGGTCTCCCCGGCGAACAACTGGCTCAACTTGCCACAATTACCAAGGAAATTTCAGTGAAGCGGGGGACGTCCCTGTTCTTTGAACAGGATCCTGGCAACGGCTTCTATCTTATCGTTTCGGGCAGGGTGAAAGTCTATAAAATATCGGCGGGTGGCAAGGAACAAATTCTTCATATATTAAAAGATCTAGAGACCTTTGGGGAGGCAGCTGTCTTTCAGGGTAAACCTTTTCCAGCCAATGGTGAGAGCCTTGTTGACACGGAACTGCTCTACTTTCCAAGAGAAAAGTTTGTATCGCTTATAGAGAGGAACTCTCAGTTGGCGCTTAACCTTCTTGCTATATTTGCCACAAAATTACGAAAATTCACCCGACAAGTAGAGGCCCTCTCTCTTCAAGAGGTACCTCACCGCCTTGCTAAATATTTACTTTTGTTAACCGAGGAACAGGATTCTCTTTCCCTCCGCTTGGAAATATCTAAGGGGCAGTTGGCCAGCCTGTTGGGGACAGCTCCTGAAACCCTGTCGAGGATTTTTGGCCAATTTGCTAGCGAGGGGATTATCGTCATTCATGGTAGGGCGATAGAGGTGGTCGATAAAGGAAAATTAAAAGAAAAGGTTGAAGATTAG